A portion of the Sulfuricurvum kujiense DSM 16994 genome contains these proteins:
- a CDS encoding diguanylate cyclase, producing MKNATKPAKLEIVERQNNALQKLNEIAALSDLSPKETLREALIVGKNYFGLEYAIVSHIIGEDYTVDVQSSPPDTLYDGQLFALGSTYCKTTLELDDVLAITDVTKSQYVGHPCHRDFALVSYIGAPVRINSHVYGTINFSSPNPRQLEYDEIDNEFMRLLGRWAGSFLERQSALDELSFAKKRFEMIFENNASGILVVDQNCQIVMANKRFCEIIGYSKDEMIGQVTKFLHNDETSYEALRQTFLTDQNVLHQKLEFVLTRKDHEQIHCEFFGSPIELSEKNIGIIWSILDITTQKDLQCKIEKQAITDYLTDLYNRRYFTGRMEEEIAKTKRNKHAKTSIMMFDLDKFKRVNDTMGHLAGDAVIKKFADIIKNNLRVSDIAGRIGGEEFALILPDTDIKSAAITAERIREEVSNTTVVYEGKFIHFTVSIGLTALSPLDLSADCVFSRADIALYSAKEHGRNNVQIIIPPLEST from the coding sequence ATGAAGAATGCGACTAAACCCGCCAAACTAGAGATTGTTGAACGTCAGAACAATGCTCTCCAAAAACTCAACGAAATCGCCGCTCTATCCGATTTAAGTCCGAAAGAGACTTTGAGAGAAGCGTTGATCGTCGGAAAAAACTATTTTGGTTTGGAGTATGCAATCGTCAGTCATATCATCGGCGAAGACTACACCGTAGATGTCCAATCCTCACCGCCCGATACCCTCTATGACGGACAGCTCTTTGCGCTGGGTTCAACGTACTGCAAAACGACGCTTGAGCTTGACGACGTCCTTGCGATTACCGACGTCACCAAATCGCAATACGTCGGTCACCCCTGTCATCGGGATTTTGCCCTCGTCTCCTATATCGGTGCCCCCGTCAGAATAAACTCGCACGTCTACGGCACGATCAACTTTTCTTCCCCCAATCCCAGACAGCTCGAATACGACGAAATCGATAATGAGTTTATGCGTCTTCTGGGACGTTGGGCGGGATCGTTTTTAGAACGGCAGTCCGCGCTGGACGAGCTGTCATTTGCAAAAAAACGCTTTGAAATGATTTTCGAAAATAACGCTTCTGGGATATTGGTAGTCGATCAAAACTGCCAGATCGTCATGGCGAACAAACGGTTTTGCGAGATCATCGGATATTCCAAAGACGAAATGATCGGTCAGGTCACAAAATTTTTGCATAATGATGAAACCTCTTATGAAGCGCTCAGACAAACGTTCCTCACCGATCAAAATGTGTTGCACCAAAAACTCGAATTTGTCCTTACACGCAAAGACCATGAGCAAATCCATTGCGAATTTTTCGGCTCGCCTATCGAGCTTTCCGAAAAAAACATCGGTATCATTTGGAGCATTCTGGATATAACCACCCAAAAAGATCTTCAGTGTAAAATCGAAAAGCAGGCTATTACCGATTATCTGACCGACCTTTACAATCGGCGCTATTTCACAGGCAGAATGGAAGAGGAAATCGCCAAAACTAAACGGAATAAACATGCTAAGACGAGCATTATGATGTTCGATCTGGACAAATTCAAACGGGTAAACGATACGATGGGGCATTTAGCGGGCGACGCCGTCATCAAAAAATTTGCCGATATTATAAAAAACAATTTACGCGTATCCGACATAGCCGGAAGGATCGGCGGAGAAGAGTTCGCATTGATTCTCCCCGATACCGATATAAAGAGTGCCGCAATAACGGCAGAGCGTATCCGGGAAGAAGTTTCCAACACGACGGTCGTATACGAGGGCAAATTCATACACTTTACGGTAAGTATCGGCTTAACCGCCCTATCACCCCTAGACTTGAGTGCCGACTGCGTATTTTCCCGTGCGGATATCGCCTTGTATTCGGCAAAAGAGCACGGACGCAACAACGTACAAATCATCATCCCCCCATTGGAGTCAACATGA
- a CDS encoding SixA phosphatase family protein, producing MKTLYLIRHAKSDWSDEALSDYDRPLNKRGLKDAPLMGSHLADKGIRPDLILSSPALRAKTTAKAFAKALSYPPESIRYDHALYACDALTILSLIRGVSADIDTLFVFGHNPEFTKCANLITGGDIDNIPTCGVVEMRLKNDSWESIGENSAELRSFDYPKKYR from the coding sequence ATGAAAACCCTCTACCTCATCCGTCACGCCAAATCGGACTGGAGCGATGAGGCTCTGAGCGATTATGACCGCCCTTTGAATAAACGGGGGCTCAAAGACGCCCCTCTGATGGGTTCACATCTCGCCGACAAGGGCATCCGTCCCGACCTCATCCTCTCCAGCCCCGCTCTGCGCGCCAAAACCACCGCAAAAGCGTTCGCAAAAGCCCTCTCCTATCCGCCTGAGTCGATCCGCTACGATCACGCTCTCTATGCGTGTGACGCCCTTACCATCCTCTCACTCATCCGCGGTGTCTCTGCGGATATCGACACCCTCTTTGTGTTCGGACATAACCCCGAGTTTACCAAGTGTGCGAACCTTATCACGGGCGGTGATATCGACAATATCCCCACCTGCGGGGTGGTAGAGATGCGGTTGAAAAATGATAGCTGGGAGAGTATCGGAGAAAATTCGGCTGAACTAAGAAGCTTTGATTATCCGAAGAAGTATCGGTGA
- a CDS encoding type II toxin-antitoxin system RelE/ParE family toxin, whose translation MPIELEKQYLKDRQRAIKSIGEAIIEKTEKLFESDPSHPSLHNKPIICSKDKFKHSVRVGGSGYRIIYTVRDNILYFQRLIDHDIYDRLTRDC comes from the coding sequence ATGCCAATCGAGCTTGAAAAGCAGTATTTAAAAGATCGTCAAAGAGCCATCAAATCGATAGGTGAAGCCATCATTGAAAAAACGGAAAAACTTTTCGAGTCCGATCCCTCGCACCCCTCACTCCATAACAAACCTATCATCTGTTCAAAAGACAAATTCAAACACTCCGTGCGTGTAGGCGGCAGCGGATACCGAATCATCTATACCGTACGCGATAACATCCTATACTTTCAGCGCCTTATCGATCATGACATCTATGACCGTTTGACGAGAGATTGTTAA
- a CDS encoding type II toxin-antitoxin system RelE/ParE family toxin, whose translation MRVNRSKRFNQELLVITKFIAINNPKNARSFYEGVKTFIETLIDNPRKGRPTENGNRELIHKGYTIPYLVDGEDIVIFGIFNQNEWNLERNKWILIVQKLLIF comes from the coding sequence GTGCGAGTTAATCGAAGCAAACGTTTCAACCAAGAGCTTTTAGTAATCACGAAGTTTATAGCTATCAACAATCCTAAAAATGCACGGAGTTTTTACGAGGGTGTTAAAACTTTCATTGAAACTTTGATCGATAATCCCCGCAAAGGTCGACCGACTGAGAACGGCAACCGCGAATTAATCCACAAAGGTTATACTATTCCCTATCTAGTTGATGGAGAAGATATTGTGATTTTTGGGATTTTTAATCAGAATGAGTGGAATTTAGAGAGGAATAAATGGATACTAATAGTACAGAAGTTATTAATTTTTTAA
- a CDS encoding addiction module protein codes for MTIQVNDLYAEEALKLLSTLPEEAITIDPKPWYTDEVKRRIEEYKSGKMETIPWNEGWEEIEEFLNGLDERAS; via the coding sequence ATGACGATACAAGTAAACGACCTTTATGCCGAAGAAGCGTTAAAGCTCCTGAGTACACTGCCCGAAGAAGCGATCACCATAGACCCGAAGCCGTGGTATACCGATGAGGTGAAACGCCGTATCGAGGAGTATAAAAGCGGTAAGATGGAAACAATACCGTGGAATGAAGGGTGGGAAGAGATAGAAGAGTTTCTAAACGGATTAGACGAGCGTGCGAGTTAA
- a CDS encoding tyrosine-type recombinase/integrase: MAINPADYPVRIKSNLWADQDHKKFYYRFMHDGKNKKGIFDFSNKSWDKRTRISKAEFELLQIKEKLTKGLDDSATIDDIVKLYLDTLPEKNYKRDRKSYYDSKVKDVLGKKKAADVLPKDIQKLVNDLVAKGGSPRTVKQAIEVLSPSFEIAIANRLIIHNPCKAVKLQLPKSKKMVVNATERLKAIYQGIMKLYALDPYYRAFFLLALQGRRKGEVINLKWEHIAFDYDYYVLPDPKNGEEQKIYLPPNVKAALLEFQEEKGWVFESPINPGNRLFDGTKQTARLKKEVGDWFSLHYTRNVMVSAMAEQGVDAIYMSGALGHSDPNTITKYLTMNYLTGSKIASNMIQHEAMEPKDDVLDEK, encoded by the coding sequence ATGGCAATTAATCCAGCAGATTATCCAGTTAGGATAAAAAGTAATCTTTGGGCTGATCAAGATCACAAAAAATTTTACTATCGATTCATGCATGATGGTAAAAACAAAAAAGGTATTTTCGATTTTTCCAATAAAAGCTGGGATAAAAGAACCCGCATTTCAAAAGCAGAATTTGAACTTTTACAAATTAAAGAAAAACTTACAAAAGGGTTAGATGATTCGGCAACTATTGATGATATCGTTAAACTGTATTTGGATACTTTGCCTGAAAAAAATTATAAAAGGGATCGAAAAAGCTATTACGATAGCAAAGTTAAAGATGTCCTCGGCAAAAAGAAAGCAGCCGATGTCCTTCCAAAAGATATTCAAAAGCTTGTTAATGATCTTGTAGCTAAAGGCGGGAGCCCACGCACTGTTAAGCAAGCAATCGAAGTTTTAAGCCCATCGTTTGAAATTGCTATTGCGAATAGACTTATTATTCATAACCCTTGCAAAGCCGTTAAACTCCAACTCCCGAAATCGAAAAAAATGGTGGTAAATGCTACTGAAAGGTTAAAAGCAATTTATCAAGGGATTATGAAATTATATGCTCTCGATCCTTACTACAGAGCATTTTTCCTACTTGCTCTTCAGGGACGCAGGAAAGGTGAAGTGATTAATCTGAAGTGGGAGCACATCGCATTTGATTATGACTATTATGTTTTACCGGATCCAAAAAATGGGGAAGAGCAAAAGATATATCTGCCACCAAACGTAAAAGCTGCATTACTCGAATTTCAAGAAGAGAAAGGATGGGTATTTGAATCTCCTATCAATCCAGGAAATCGCTTATTTGATGGAACCAAACAAACTGCCCGATTAAAAAAAGAAGTAGGAGATTGGTTCAGTTTGCACTATACGCGCAACGTCATGGTCTCCGCAATGGCAGAACAAGGAGTAGATGCGATCTATATGAGTGGAGCTCTAGGGCACAGTGATCCAAATACGATCACTAAATACCTAACCATGAATTATCTGACAGGATCTAAGATCGCGAGCAATATGATTCAGCATGAAGCTATGGAGCCAAAAGATGACGTTTTAGATGAAAAATAG
- a CDS encoding helix-turn-helix domain-containing protein has protein sequence MSNKMITAAWDVPLPAYARLVLIALADSASEDEGVCWISNRTIMDKACASKSTVGYILSAFERLGIATRETRFEARKNGAQTSSIKRISIPVFSGTVKEIKEAKARFAAEYDAAYAWARSRKDTPSQEEVGEGCHVVDAPPTTQGGISRPTVCGTPHTTQGGTLEPSCEPSCEPPSSSSLPPQTECEDELCEGIALDSSFVLPNALSHLSIASIEDIVKKMSENPRINNPSRYKVTILEKIRKGDAETIENILTAANRTQSMNHIDKRKLGELRSEISARIKIMNQHGEPIKLILEEITLLIAPYVKTYSREELEKIIREELYMAGIEGFV, from the coding sequence ATGAGCAATAAAATGATTACCGCTGCTTGGGATGTCCCTCTCCCGGCTTATGCGCGACTCGTATTAATAGCACTGGCAGACTCTGCGTCCGAAGACGAAGGGGTATGCTGGATCTCGAATCGTACGATCATGGATAAGGCCTGTGCGTCTAAGAGTACCGTTGGATATATCCTATCTGCATTCGAGCGGCTTGGAATCGCAACCCGCGAGACGCGTTTCGAAGCTCGGAAGAACGGTGCACAGACTTCGTCGATCAAGCGGATTTCTATACCCGTTTTCTCTGGCACCGTTAAAGAGATTAAAGAGGCCAAGGCGCGATTCGCCGCTGAGTATGACGCGGCTTATGCATGGGCACGTTCGCGTAAGGATACCCCATCCCAAGAGGAGGTAGGGGAGGGGTGCCACGTAGTGGATGCTCCCCCTACCACTCAGGGTGGTATCTCCCGTCCCACAGTATGTGGTACCCCCCATACCACTCAGGGTGGTACCCTTGAACCCTCATGTGAACCCTCATGTGAACCCCCATCTTCCTCTTCCTTACCTCCTCAAACTGAATGTGAAGATGAACTATGTGAAGGTATAGCTTTAGATTCTTCTTTTGTTTTACCCAATGCATTATCACATCTCTCGATTGCTTCAATTGAAGATATCGTCAAGAAGATGTCTGAGAATCCAAGGATCAACAATCCCTCGCGATATAAAGTCACTATTTTAGAAAAAATCAGAAAAGGCGACGCGGAGACGATTGAAAATATTCTTACTGCGGCAAATAGAACGCAGTCTATGAATCATATTGATAAACGTAAGCTTGGTGAGCTGCGGTCTGAAATTTCAGCTCGAATCAAAATTATGAATCAGCACGGTGAACCTATTAAATTGATATTAGAAGAAATAACACTTTTGATAGCTCCGTATGTGAAGACTTATTCACGCGAAGAATTAGAGAAAATTATCCGAGAAGAGCTATACATGGCTGGGATTGAGGGGTTTGTATGA
- a CDS encoding helix-turn-helix domain-containing protein has protein sequence MESILSNFFDRLKHARNLTSKTQQEFAQELGVGYRTYARYEAGQGYPDVESLQKIGTLSGIDMNWLIMGAKNEGTANIDLILQNSIENKIRKKIESQLNHFQHEIIFLHYALENTPAISFDELLNVLSTYKIMLIKSTLLHGITESDKKSAIQFLEDLEMAEKNYVLNNIHHFRRMIWENMDWFNKMFKKSPA, from the coding sequence ATGGAATCAATTTTGTCAAATTTTTTTGATAGGTTAAAACATGCTCGAAACTTGACTAGCAAGACACAGCAGGAGTTTGCACAAGAACTTGGAGTTGGTTATCGTACCTATGCTCGTTATGAAGCAGGCCAAGGATATCCAGATGTTGAAAGTCTTCAGAAAATAGGAACACTATCTGGTATTGACATGAATTGGCTTATTATGGGCGCTAAAAATGAAGGAACTGCAAATATTGACTTGATCCTGCAAAATTCTATTGAAAATAAAATACGTAAAAAAATTGAATCTCAATTAAATCATTTTCAACATGAAATTATCTTTTTGCATTATGCTTTAGAAAACACTCCTGCTATATCATTTGATGAACTGTTAAACGTTTTGTCGACTTACAAAATAATGTTGATTAAATCTACTCTACTTCATGGAATTACTGAATCTGATAAAAAATCGGCAATTCAATTTTTGGAAGATCTTGAAATGGCTGAAAAAAATTACGTTTTAAATAACATACATCATTTTCGCCGGATGATTTGGGAAAATATGGACTGGTTCAACAAAATGTTCAAGAAATCTCCAGCGTGA
- a CDS encoding helix-turn-helix transcriptional regulator yields MEKKYYSETELSQILGISRNTLRTWRKRRRGPIYLKIGSDKGKVLYPIEEFKVWERKCKINTNQLTLEIS; encoded by the coding sequence ATGGAAAAAAAATATTATTCAGAAACTGAGTTATCTCAAATATTAGGGATTTCACGTAATACACTACGTACATGGAGAAAACGTAGGAGAGGGCCTATTTATTTGAAAATTGGTTCAGATAAAGGCAAAGTACTTTATCCAATTGAAGAGTTCAAAGTATGGGAAAGAAAATGCAAAATAAATACAAATCAACTCACGCTGGAGATTTCTTGA
- a CDS encoding DUF1819 family protein, with amino-acid sequence MDYQLSMTAATLRYHEAKIVAELFIETRNWSVVENRVLGDNLLQKSTSATAKREFGELKHRLSTLSDATLRAFGTDDLNELKYLAFLSCVKYYRLLNDFMIEVVRNKIQTFDYQILESDWVNFIESKKAHVPKIGQSSETTLKKIRQVIFKMLSDAGIIDDIKHRIIQPPLLSREFQSIVCRESPQLLAAFLLSDTDITKACEEV; translated from the coding sequence ATGGATTACCAACTTTCGATGACAGCGGCGACGCTCAGATATCACGAAGCGAAAATCGTCGCGGAACTGTTTATCGAAACACGTAATTGGAGTGTTGTTGAAAACCGGGTGCTCGGTGACAATCTCCTCCAAAAATCGACCTCTGCAACGGCCAAAAGAGAGTTTGGCGAGTTGAAACACCGCCTCTCGACCCTTTCGGATGCAACCCTTCGTGCTTTTGGTACGGACGATTTGAACGAGCTCAAATATCTGGCCTTTTTGTCCTGCGTCAAGTATTACCGCCTCCTCAACGACTTTATGATCGAAGTGGTTCGTAACAAGATCCAAACGTTTGATTACCAGATCCTCGAAAGCGACTGGGTCAACTTCATCGAATCGAAAAAAGCGCACGTCCCGAAAATCGGCCAATCTTCCGAAACAACCCTCAAAAAAATCCGTCAAGTGATCTTCAAAATGCTCTCCGATGCGGGGATCATTGACGATATCAAACATCGCATCATCCAGCCGCCGCTCCTTAGCCGTGAATTCCAAAGTATCGTCTGTCGCGAGAGCCCACAGTTGCTCGCCGCTTTCTTGCTCTCCGACACCGATATCACAAAAGCCTGTGAGGAGGTTTGA
- a CDS encoding DUF1788 domain-containing protein: MSPDVIKKKFDHIYAQVSTPQFLRMEALGGEVPFFITSYDQRNADVIDQEIGRLASRMRMEGISVALIDLFDVVIAILEEKELLGPILETEADLAKDELFDLFSGALDVHTYLVPKIEELIREKGDAQIVFLTGIGAVYPYIRSHIILNNLQNAIKHIPTLMFFPGVYNTVSLSLFGRLKDDNYYRAFNLDTLNLKERK; this comes from the coding sequence ATGAGTCCTGACGTCATCAAAAAGAAATTCGACCATATTTACGCCCAGGTTTCCACTCCTCAGTTCTTACGGATGGAAGCGCTTGGCGGGGAAGTACCATTTTTCATCACCTCATACGATCAGCGCAACGCCGATGTGATCGATCAGGAGATCGGCCGACTGGCCAGCCGAATGCGGATGGAGGGAATATCGGTGGCACTGATCGATCTCTTTGACGTTGTGATCGCTATCCTCGAAGAAAAAGAGCTCCTTGGTCCCATCCTCGAAACCGAAGCGGATCTAGCCAAAGACGAACTCTTCGACCTTTTCTCTGGAGCGCTCGATGTACACACGTACCTTGTCCCGAAAATCGAGGAACTGATCCGGGAAAAAGGGGATGCCCAGATCGTCTTTCTCACCGGGATCGGAGCAGTATACCCCTATATCCGCTCTCACATCATCCTGAACAATCTCCAAAACGCCATCAAACACATCCCGACGCTGATGTTTTTCCCGGGCGTTTACAACACCGTCTCGCTCAGCCTCTTCGGACGGCTCAAAGACGACAACTACTACCGTGCATTCAATCTCGATACACTCAACCTCAAGGAACGTAAATGA
- the brxC gene encoding BREX system P-loop protein BrxC codes for MIIETLFKKPITRNIEGVVKADNDDLEAIRQEVEEYVVTNELNARLDDFFRVYASSITKPTADNGVWISGFFGSGKSHLLKILSYILSNKSLENEQIAKIFEEKIAKEDFELRGNINKSLSIAAETILFNIDQKAESLTVAHQDDKLLSVFLKVFNDHRGYYGKFPFIAAFEAMLDDAGEYGRFKELFFQAKNVTWDKARETLALYKAPAAEALSAVKNIPIEDAKRYIDGLKEDYKISIEDFAIEVARYIERKGDGFHLIFCVDEIGQYIGDNTKLMLNLQTIVESLATKTNGQSWVIVTSQADIDSLLENRDDKLSNDFSKIMGRFKVKINLTSKDADEVIQKRLLDKNDEACTLLGETYTRVQNTLRSIIHFENRQYGDYKDASHFIATYPFIPYQFSLFGQSIRGLSSHGAFQGAHQSVGERSMLGVFQDVVKSVASDSTDSLVSYDKFFDGLKQTIKGEIQTSILLAENHLNDPFALRVLKVLFMVKYVKGFTPTVDSISTLMVDSFDVNIASLKEEILRALTKLTDQVYIQKIGDSYEFLTDKEKDIENEIKETQCPESEITKELADWVFDDIIRVSKLRFEANRNDYPFEKKMDGNRVKGKEENIVIHIMTPLGSADYPEDRLIHYTMANKEIVFLLEPNRQFEKDLRLYVQTKKFLPQKMSASLSETDKLLLASKQTQNTQRRTKLIESLKAMMEESRVYFNGAPIQITAKEAKNRVEAAFNQAITSIFPQITMLRKNYSEDDIKAALFNQGDLGFGDETMNEAENEIFMKLSRAKAEHKTLTITAIISLFEDRPYGWYQNAILTLLASLFTRGKIELRQNAPLERNEAFKALTNSRDHTSTTVSVTKQIDDARLRKIRSIATEIFPDIAAGASAKDLYAQTRQAAQSLVARLESFVSSYSYPFLASLSDGIVLFTQLSKVDMDDFFDFMENRQDDLLDAKEDTIEPILEFFNGSKFEIYKRIGEFLRDNTDNLKSITDPKLNDLYALMKDEKPYAGSKIQLANESLQSLHAAINAQIDAARTQTNAAIEEKISFISSREDFATLSPDEKHQVLSPLLARQKSLQNLRQIDSIRYQGSEESLGKLISDALELIPELLPPPPGGIPSAPRKQVVRLSSINPKTRSTLTTAGDVEEYVSALRAKLLEAIEAEKEVIL; via the coding sequence ATGATCATCGAAACGCTGTTTAAAAAGCCTATCACCCGAAACATCGAAGGGGTGGTAAAAGCCGATAACGACGATCTCGAAGCGATACGCCAGGAGGTCGAAGAATACGTCGTCACCAACGAGCTCAATGCCCGCTTGGACGATTTTTTTCGCGTCTACGCTTCTTCCATCACCAAACCCACCGCCGATAACGGCGTCTGGATCTCGGGCTTTTTCGGATCGGGTAAATCGCATTTGCTCAAAATTCTCTCCTACATCCTCAGCAACAAATCGCTGGAAAACGAACAGATCGCCAAAATCTTCGAAGAAAAGATCGCCAAAGAGGACTTTGAACTACGCGGCAACATCAACAAATCGCTCTCCATCGCCGCCGAGACGATCCTCTTTAACATCGACCAGAAAGCCGAAAGCCTCACCGTCGCCCACCAGGACGACAAACTCCTCAGTGTGTTTTTGAAAGTCTTCAACGATCACCGGGGCTACTACGGTAAATTCCCCTTTATCGCCGCATTCGAAGCAATGCTCGATGACGCGGGAGAGTATGGGCGTTTTAAAGAGCTCTTTTTTCAGGCCAAAAATGTGACGTGGGACAAAGCGCGCGAAACCCTCGCCCTCTACAAAGCTCCCGCAGCCGAAGCGCTCAGCGCGGTGAAAAATATCCCCATCGAGGATGCCAAACGCTACATCGACGGCCTCAAAGAGGATTACAAAATCTCGATCGAGGATTTCGCGATCGAGGTGGCCCGTTACATCGAGCGCAAAGGGGACGGCTTCCACCTCATTTTCTGTGTGGATGAGATCGGGCAGTACATCGGGGATAACACCAAGCTGATGCTCAACCTCCAGACTATCGTCGAATCGCTCGCGACCAAGACCAACGGCCAATCGTGGGTCATCGTCACCAGCCAAGCCGACATCGACTCACTCCTCGAAAACCGAGACGACAAACTCTCCAACGACTTCTCCAAGATTATGGGAAGGTTCAAGGTCAAAATCAACCTCACCTCCAAAGACGCCGACGAAGTGATCCAGAAGCGTCTTTTGGACAAAAATGACGAAGCCTGCACCCTGCTGGGCGAAACGTACACGCGTGTGCAGAACACCCTGCGTTCGATCATCCATTTCGAGAACCGCCAGTACGGCGATTACAAAGATGCCAGCCACTTCATCGCCACCTATCCGTTCATCCCCTACCAGTTCTCCCTCTTCGGACAGTCGATCCGAGGCCTCTCGTCGCACGGCGCGTTTCAGGGAGCGCACCAGTCCGTCGGTGAGCGTAGTATGCTCGGCGTCTTCCAGGATGTCGTCAAAAGCGTCGCCTCGGATTCGACCGACTCGCTGGTGAGCTACGACAAATTCTTCGACGGCCTCAAACAAACGATCAAAGGGGAGATCCAGACCAGCATCCTTCTGGCGGAAAACCATCTGAACGATCCGTTTGCCCTGCGGGTACTCAAAGTCCTCTTTATGGTCAAATATGTCAAGGGCTTCACCCCGACGGTCGATTCGATCTCGACGCTGATGGTCGATTCGTTCGACGTCAACATCGCCAGTCTCAAAGAGGAGATCCTCCGCGCCCTGACCAAACTGACCGATCAGGTCTACATCCAGAAAATCGGCGACAGCTACGAGTTTCTCACCGACAAAGAAAAAGACATCGAGAACGAGATCAAAGAGACTCAGTGCCCCGAATCGGAGATCACCAAAGAGCTCGCCGACTGGGTGTTCGATGACATTATCCGCGTCAGCAAGCTCCGTTTCGAAGCCAACCGAAACGACTACCCGTTCGAGAAAAAGATGGACGGAAACCGGGTCAAGGGGAAAGAAGAGAACATCGTCATCCACATTATGACGCCGCTGGGCTCTGCCGACTATCCCGAAGACCGCCTCATCCACTACACGATGGCGAACAAAGAGATCGTATTCCTCCTCGAACCCAACCGGCAGTTTGAAAAAGACCTCCGCCTCTATGTGCAGACCAAAAAATTCCTCCCGCAGAAGATGTCGGCATCGCTGAGCGAAACCGACAAGCTCCTGCTGGCTTCCAAACAGACCCAGAACACCCAGCGGCGCACCAAACTGATCGAGTCTCTCAAAGCGATGATGGAAGAGAGCCGGGTCTATTTCAACGGCGCACCGATCCAAATCACCGCCAAAGAAGCAAAAAACCGCGTCGAAGCGGCGTTCAATCAGGCTATCACCTCCATCTTCCCTCAGATCACGATGCTGCGCAAAAACTACTCCGAAGACGACATCAAAGCCGCCCTGTTCAATCAGGGGGATCTGGGATTTGGCGATGAGACGATGAACGAAGCCGAAAACGAGATCTTTATGAAGCTCTCCCGCGCCAAAGCGGAGCATAAAACCCTCACCATCACCGCCATCATCTCCCTCTTCGAAGACCGCCCCTACGGCTGGTACCAAAACGCGATCCTGACCCTGCTCGCTTCACTCTTTACACGCGGAAAGATCGAACTGCGCCAGAATGCTCCGCTGGAGCGCAACGAAGCGTTCAAAGCCCTCACCAACAGCCGCGACCATACCAGCACGACTGTATCGGTCACCAAACAGATCGACGATGCGCGCCTGCGCAAAATCCGATCGATCGCCACCGAGATTTTCCCAGATATCGCTGCGGGTGCTTCGGCCAAAGATCTCTATGCCCAGACACGCCAGGCCGCCCAGAGCCTGGTCGCACGACTCGAATCGTTCGTGAGTTCCTACTCCTATCCCTTTTTAGCCTCGCTTTCCGATGGAATCGTCCTCTTCACCCAACTCTCAAAAGTCGATATGGACGACTTTTTTGACTTTATGGAGAACCGCCAGGACGATCTTCTCGATGCCAAAGAGGACACCATCGAACCGATCCTGGAGTTCTTCAACGGATCGAAATTCGAGATTTACAAACGGATCGGCGAATTCCTCCGCGACAACACGGACAACCTCAAATCGATCACCGATCCGAAGCTCAATGACCTCTACGCGCTGATGAAAGACGAAAAACCCTACGCCGGATCCAAAATCCAGCTCGCCAACGAATCGCTCCAGTCGCTTCACGCCGCCATCAATGCCCAGATCGATGCTGCCCGTACCCAAACCAATGCAGCGATAGAGGAGAAAATTTCCTTTATCAGCTCACGCGAGGATTTCGCCACCCTCTCGCCCGATGAGAAACATCAGGTCCTCTCGCCGCTCCTTGCACGCCAAAAGAGCCTCCAAAACCTCCGCCAGATCGATTCGATCCGCTACCAGGGTTCCGAAGAGTCTCTGGGCAAACTCATCAGCGACGCACTGGAACTGATCCCCGAACTCCTCCCGCCGCCTCCGGGCGGAATCCCGAGTGCTCCGAGAAAACAGGTGGTTCGTCTCTCGTCGATCAATCCAAAAACCCGCTCCACCCTCACCACGGCCGGGGACGTCGAAGAGTACGTTTCCGCCCTGCGTGCCAAGCTCCTCGAAGCGATCGAAGCGGAAAAAGAGGTAATCCTGTGA